The Fluviicola sp. genome contains a region encoding:
- a CDS encoding lytic transglycosylase domain-containing protein: protein MRHIFICLSLTLMVACQNNETKEKKEEAKHQEVVAASAVVFPALPQSMEFAGTTINLQDEDLRERLDREVLMTAYYQSAWIGAIKRANRYFPEIERILKEEGVPNDFKYLAIIESNLQQAISPVGAQGFWQFMPATAKLYGLQMNDEIDERLNIEKSTHAACQYLKDAHSTLNDWVMTTASYNRGVGGVIDDMEWQKTEHYFDTYQNSETGRYVFRLLATKLIYENPEAYGFYPDKMELYEPFRVQKVVVEESIPNLALWSNDQGFNIKILRKLNPWLKTTKLTIKAGKKFTLLLPAASENLKPYNAYK from the coding sequence ATGAGACACATTTTCATTTGCTTATCTCTTACTTTAATGGTTGCATGCCAGAATAACGAAACCAAAGAGAAAAAAGAAGAGGCGAAACACCAGGAAGTCGTTGCTGCATCCGCTGTAGTTTTCCCGGCCTTGCCCCAAAGCATGGAGTTTGCCGGAACGACCATCAATCTCCAGGACGAAGATCTGCGCGAACGACTGGACCGCGAAGTGCTCATGACGGCCTATTACCAAAGCGCGTGGATCGGAGCCATTAAACGTGCAAACAGATATTTTCCTGAAATTGAACGCATTCTGAAAGAAGAAGGTGTTCCAAACGACTTTAAATACCTGGCAATCATTGAAAGTAACCTGCAGCAGGCAATTTCACCGGTCGGTGCACAGGGTTTCTGGCAATTCATGCCGGCAACCGCCAAATTATACGGCTTACAAATGAACGATGAAATTGACGAGCGCCTGAATATTGAAAAAAGTACGCATGCGGCCTGCCAATACCTGAAAGATGCACACAGCACACTGAATGATTGGGTCATGACAACTGCTTCTTACAACCGCGGAGTCGGCGGGGTAATCGATGACATGGAATGGCAAAAAACAGAGCACTATTTCGATACTTACCAAAACAGCGAAACCGGTCGGTACGTTTTCCGCCTGCTTGCAACAAAACTCATTTATGAGAACCCGGAAGCCTATGGTTTTTACCCGGATAAAATGGAATTGTATGAACCATTCCGTGTTCAGAAAGTAGTTGTGGAAGAATCTATCCCGAACCTGGCACTTTGGTCAAACGATCAGGGCTTTAATATCAAAATTCTTCGTAAATTAAATCCTTGGTTGAAAACAACCAAATTGACCATAAAGGCAGGAAAGAAATTCACCCTGCTTTTGCCGGCAGCTTCCGAAAATCTGAAACCATATAACGCTTATAAGTAG